Proteins from a single region of Gossypium arboreum isolate Shixiya-1 chromosome 1, ASM2569848v2, whole genome shotgun sequence:
- the LOC108471938 gene encoding uncharacterized protein LOC108471938, with the protein MASIPQFYSEYSFSNDFSQFQNPLLIPQQNCIDAAIPTSVTCGEEIISFPMFFDNGGLDVFQQQPNLTSSVPTALLPDNNSVVACGIDGRCRLQDVCDEFGDECNAFVHQDFKPVEPAMTQISGIQGKLMLPAMEDNNQKVVRYSVEERKDRILRYLKKRNQRNFNKTIKYACRKSLADRRVRVRGRFARNNTELCEQEMVMRKEDGNSLIDKNLNYCDAVQTKQDEDEWLQESMANLIYLPYVAS; encoded by the exons ATGGCTTCTATTCCTCAATTCTACTCCGAGTATTCATTTTCCAATGATTTCTCTCAGTTTCAAAATCCATTGTTAATTCCCCAACAAAACTGCATTGATGCTGCAATTCCTACTTCTGTAACATGTGGTGAAGAAATAATAAGTTTCCCCATGTTTTTCGACAACGGTGGACTTGATGTTTTCCAACAACAACCTAATCTTACATCTTCAGTCCCAACAGCATTATTGCCTGACAACAACTCGGTTGTTGCTTGTGGCATTGATGGTAGATGTCGATTGCAAGATGTCTGTGATGAGTTTGGAGATGAATGCAATGCATTTGTTCATCAGGATTTCAAGCCAGTTGAACCAGCCATGACACAAATCTCG GGAATTCAAGGCAAGCTAATGCTACCGGCTATGGAGGACAACAATCAAAAGGTTGTTCGGTATTCAGTAGAAGAAAGGAAAGACAGAATTCTTAGGTACTTGAAGAAGAGAAATCAAAGAAATTTTAACAAGACAATTAAg TATGCTTGCCGGAAATCCCTAGCTGACAGAAGGGTTAGAGTTCGGGGAAGATTTGCAAGGAACAATACTGAACTATGTGAACAAGAAATGGTAATGAGAAAGGAAGATGGGAATTCACTCATTGATAAAAACTTGAATTATTGTGATGCAGTCCAG ACCAAGCAGGATGAGGATGAGTGGCTACAAGAGTCTATGGCAAATCTTATCTATTTACCATATGTTGCTAGTTAA